The following coding sequences lie in one Mycobacterium sp. Z3061 genomic window:
- a CDS encoding TetR family transcriptional regulator, producing the protein MNREHLLRATADFLSRRPNASQDEIAAAVGVSRATLHRQFAGREALLEALDVLAITTLRDALQSSRWQEGPPVEGLRRLVAACEPAAGYVAFLHSRNEAAERRQSRAGWDEINGEIERFFLHGQQAGAFRPDVTAVWLTEVFYSLVSGAKWSIQLGRAASRDFTRMITELMLHGVRAATRGNLPAPLPGFVGRAAELAELDDMIAASRLVTLTGIGGIGKSTLALQAARQRVADFSGGVWLIELGELSDGEPLAAVAAAALGVRDLSARPLLEVMVEALADREALLVLDNCELVLDATVRFVETLLAGCPKLRILATSREILDIDGESVLPVPPLPVPDTDSASREQLASCDAVALFLKHARATQRSFSLTERNAPAVARICNQLDGLPLAIELAAPLLRTMSIEQIAARISSRFKLLSHGKRGASGRQQTLNYCIAWSYQRCTEAERQLWSGLSVFAGSFEPAAVQHVCAPDTSEDKLLEMLCTLVDKSILIRTPADDAVYFRQLATLREYGHNQLSSDEQAELRRRHLDWYHRLAAEQAGFEWYGEHQVVWLQRLRRETSNLRAALRFALDTAPSVALEMATHLRGLWTAIGMMQQGRRWIEQALDVVSAEPSLARLAAVISVAETAVLQVDIPTLAARQAEARQLLTSVTEERALAHFTANEAALALLQGQPHSAQTLAEQSLNGTTYVPVQIYALLLMIGACAAAGDAHTAIAHAERGLALSEAHGHDIVLRTYLLAALGLSRLALGELDQAEQCVREGLQLARMINDSVTCATFLETASWIAAARQDPRRAAVLMAAAAAIGRAAGATGAVSAYVGPFHEACELQVREQLAPADYRAATNEGRLLSLDDAVAIVLEELV; encoded by the coding sequence ATGAATCGTGAGCACCTCTTACGTGCGACGGCAGACTTTCTGAGTCGTCGGCCCAATGCCAGCCAGGATGAGATTGCGGCTGCAGTGGGGGTGAGCCGGGCGACTTTGCATCGCCAGTTCGCCGGCCGCGAGGCCTTGCTGGAGGCGCTGGACGTACTGGCGATCACGACCCTGCGTGACGCCCTGCAATCCTCGCGGTGGCAGGAGGGTCCGCCGGTGGAGGGGCTGCGGCGACTGGTCGCTGCCTGCGAACCGGCGGCTGGTTACGTGGCTTTTCTCCACTCCCGAAACGAAGCTGCGGAGCGGCGGCAGTCCAGGGCGGGTTGGGATGAGATCAACGGTGAGATCGAGCGATTTTTTCTGCACGGCCAGCAAGCGGGCGCATTCCGGCCTGATGTGACCGCGGTCTGGCTTACCGAGGTCTTTTACAGCCTCGTTTCGGGGGCGAAGTGGTCGATCCAGCTCGGACGCGCTGCCAGCCGCGATTTCACCAGGATGATCACCGAGTTGATGCTGCACGGCGTACGAGCCGCGACCCGGGGCAATCTTCCCGCGCCATTGCCCGGCTTCGTCGGACGCGCCGCCGAACTCGCCGAACTGGACGACATGATCGCGGCCTCACGCCTGGTCACGCTGACTGGCATTGGCGGCATCGGCAAATCCACCCTGGCGTTGCAAGCCGCCCGTCAACGTGTTGCCGACTTCAGCGGTGGAGTGTGGTTGATCGAGCTCGGTGAGCTCAGCGACGGCGAGCCGTTGGCCGCCGTGGCCGCCGCAGCGCTGGGGGTTCGCGACTTGAGCGCCCGCCCGCTACTGGAGGTGATGGTCGAGGCGCTGGCCGACCGGGAGGCACTGCTGGTTCTCGATAACTGCGAGCTCGTTCTGGACGCGACTGTCCGGTTCGTCGAGACGCTCCTGGCAGGCTGTCCGAAGCTGCGGATTCTGGCGACCAGCCGAGAAATTCTCGACATCGACGGGGAATCGGTGCTGCCGGTCCCGCCTCTTCCCGTTCCCGACACCGATTCGGCCAGCCGGGAGCAGTTGGCTAGCTGTGACGCCGTGGCGTTGTTTCTCAAGCATGCCCGCGCCACCCAGCGCAGTTTTTCGCTCACCGAGCGCAATGCGCCAGCGGTGGCGCGTATCTGCAACCAGCTCGATGGACTGCCGTTGGCGATCGAACTGGCAGCCCCACTGCTGCGGACAATGTCCATCGAGCAGATCGCCGCCCGAATCTCCAGCCGATTCAAGCTGCTTTCCCACGGCAAGCGCGGGGCATCCGGCCGCCAACAGACCTTGAATTACTGCATCGCCTGGAGTTATCAGCGCTGCACCGAAGCCGAGCGGCAACTCTGGTCGGGGTTGTCGGTGTTCGCCGGCAGCTTCGAGCCGGCGGCTGTTCAACATGTCTGCGCCCCCGACACGTCCGAGGACAAGCTGCTCGAGATGCTCTGCACCTTGGTGGACAAATCCATCCTCATCCGCACACCGGCCGATGACGCGGTGTATTTTCGCCAGCTGGCAACCCTGCGCGAATACGGCCACAATCAGCTGAGCTCGGATGAGCAAGCCGAGCTGCGTCGCCGACATCTCGACTGGTATCACCGACTGGCCGCCGAACAAGCCGGCTTTGAATGGTATGGCGAGCACCAGGTCGTCTGGCTTCAACGCCTCCGACGCGAAACGTCGAACCTCCGCGCAGCCTTGCGATTTGCGCTGGACACCGCACCGTCGGTCGCCCTGGAGATGGCCACCCACCTGCGCGGCCTCTGGACTGCGATCGGCATGATGCAACAAGGGCGCCGCTGGATTGAGCAAGCCTTGGACGTCGTCTCCGCCGAACCTTCCCTAGCGCGCCTTGCGGCGGTCATCTCGGTTGCGGAAACAGCCGTCTTGCAAGTCGATATACCCACCCTGGCCGCACGGCAGGCCGAAGCTCGTCAACTGCTCACCAGCGTCACCGAGGAACGGGCCCTCGCTCACTTCACTGCCAACGAGGCAGCCCTCGCCCTGCTTCAGGGGCAACCACACTCGGCACAGACCCTGGCCGAACAGTCCCTGAACGGCACCACGTATGTACCCGTGCAGATCTACGCCTTGCTATTGATGATCGGGGCGTGCGCGGCCGCCGGTGATGCGCATACAGCGATCGCGCACGCCGAGCGCGGTCTTGCGCTATCGGAAGCCCACGGCCACGACATCGTCCTACGGACCTATCTGCTGGCGGCTCTCGGGCTGAGCCGTCTGGCGCTCGGTGAACTCGACCAGGCCGAGCAATGCGTGCGTGAGGGGCTGCAATTGGCTCGGATGATCAACGACAGCGTCACCTGCGCCACCTTCCTCGAGACGGCATCCTGGATTGCCGCGGCCAGACAGGATCCGCGGCGCGCCGCGGTGCTGATGGCCGCGGCTGCCGCCATCGGCCGCGCTGCCGGCGCTACCGGCGCCGTCTCGGCATACGTAGGGCCTTTCCATGAAGCCTGCGAACTCCAAGTGAGGGAGCAGCTCGCGCCTGCCGATTACCGGGCGGCGACCAATGAAGGCAGATTGCTGTCCCTCGACGATGCCGTCGCCATCGTCCTCGAGGAACTGGTGTAA
- a CDS encoding glycoside hydrolase, producing the protein MGKDADAKGWGRWLAIAASLVLAGGMIYAQDTKQSTPCCADSPLVAAPPATSTTASPSVAAPQTASAAEAAMLAGNAPMSAQDFQMALPAGIAPEGGLQVKTIWAARVIELLFPEIKTIGGFRQDALRWHPSGLAIDVMIPNHDSPEGIALGNQIAGLALANAKRWGIDHVIWRQKIYLGPASGSWTADLGNETANHYDHVHIATNGGGYPTGRETYFIGSMTPAPAN; encoded by the coding sequence GTGGGCAAAGACGCCGATGCGAAAGGCTGGGGCCGCTGGTTGGCGATCGCGGCCTCGCTGGTGCTGGCCGGCGGGATGATCTACGCCCAGGACACCAAGCAGAGCACGCCCTGTTGCGCCGACAGCCCTCTGGTCGCGGCGCCGCCGGCGACAAGCACGACGGCGTCCCCGTCGGTCGCCGCCCCCCAGACCGCGAGCGCGGCCGAGGCGGCGATGTTGGCCGGCAACGCGCCCATGTCGGCCCAGGACTTTCAGATGGCGCTACCTGCCGGGATCGCCCCTGAGGGAGGCTTGCAGGTCAAGACCATCTGGGCGGCCCGGGTCATCGAGTTGCTGTTCCCGGAGATCAAGACCATCGGCGGCTTCCGGCAGGATGCCTTGCGCTGGCACCCCAGTGGTCTGGCGATCGACGTGATGATCCCGAACCATGACAGCCCGGAAGGCATCGCGCTGGGCAATCAGATCGCGGGGCTGGCCCTGGCCAACGCCAAACGCTGGGGAATCGACCACGTCATCTGGCGGCAGAAGATCTACCTCGGCCCCGCCTCGGGAAGCTGGACCGCCGACCTGGGCAACGAAACGGCCAACCATTACGACCACGTCCATATCGCCACCAATGGCGGTGGCTATCCCACCGGCCGCGAAACGTACTTCATCGGATCGATGACCCCCGCGCCGGCGAACTGA